Part of the Paenibacillus guangzhouensis genome is shown below.
GATCGTTATCGATGAAATTGAGCCGTAGAAAGCCTGAATATGAGACAAAAGAGACGACGAACGAGACATTCATGTCGATCCTGCAATATGTCCATGAGAATTATCGGAGCACGATTACGATTCAGAGCCTCACGCAAAAATACTACATCAACCCGAACTATTTAAGCCAGCTGTTCAAAAAAGAAGTCGGCGAGACGTTCACCTCTTATATGACAAGGCTCCGAATCAATAATGCATGCAATCTATTGGAGCAGACAAATTTGAGAGTGACGGAGATTGCCGAAAAAGTAGGGTACCAGGACTATTTTTATTTTACGCGGATGTTCAAAAAAATTACGGGTCACACCCCAACGCAATTTAGGGAGCATATGGCAAAGTAAAAATAAGCTAATTTAGCTTAACGATTACTTAAGTATGCACAAATCTTAGAGTTACTATGGATAAAAATTAGATGTTGATGCAGGGAGAGTTGTTTTCCCTGTTTTTTTGTGGCTTCCTATGTATAAAAACAACGAGAATAAGTGAATACAACAACAGCTCAAATTGTTCTATAGTAAATACAAACAAATTGTAAGCGATTACAAATTGTTAAGCTTTTGTAAAGCCAACATCAAAACGAGGGGGAAATGAATTGTACAAATTAAAAGCATGGACCATGATACTCATTTTGACGATGATCATCTCGATTGTCGGGTGCTCAAGCAATAACGGTGCGACGGAGAAACCTGCCGACGGGGCGAAACAGACAGAAGCTGCAGCAGGTACGACAGAACCGGCGACTACGACAACCGAGCCAGCGAAAGAAGAGCCGAAGGAAGAAGAGAGCATGGATTTCGGCGGCAAGCCGCTTCGGATTGGCCAGTGGTGGGGGATGGACGCCTACTTGAACGATGAAGAGAAGGAAAGACAGAAGAAAGTAGAAGAGAAATACAATACAAAAATCGAGTACGTGACCGTAGAGGATACGAATGCGCGTCTAATCACCTCATCGGTAGCCGGCGAGCCATTTGCGGATATCGTCATGATCCCGCTTCGCGAAGCGTTCCCGAAATTGGTGATTGAGGGTTATGTGCAACCGATCGACGACAAGATTGACTTGAATAACCCAGCGTTCGGCAAGAACCCGGTTACGCTATCGAACGGGAAATACCAAGGCAAGCAATACGGCGTGACGCTGCCATACACGGAAAGTCATGGCTTGTTTTACGATAAGACGATGTTGACGAAGATGGGCCTCCCTGATCCTTACGAGCTGCAAGAGAAGGGTGAATGGACATGGGATAAGTTCCTCGACATCCTGAAGAAAGTCAAAGCGAACGGCAAGAAGCCGCTCTACGTGGATAGCCCGCAGCTCCTAGCTTTCTCCTTGATCGCGACGAATGAAGGTCAAATCGAAGACGATACGACGAACAAAATTACGATGGATGAGCCAAATGCGATGGAAGCCATTCAGTTCTTCAGTGATTTGTATAATGTCCATAAAGTTGTTGATTCCGAAGTCAACTTCGGCAGCGGCGAAGAAGCATTCGTGAACGGCTACCGCTGGGATAATCTCGGGTATGTCAAAGACAAACCGAACGATATCGGCTATGTCTTCTTCCCGAAAGGTCCAAAGGCTACTTCCTATGTCACACCGTATGACAAGATGAACCTGTGGTATGTGCCATCCGGCGTGAAGAATGCGAAGGCCGTTCTGGCGGCATGGAGCGAGCTCTATGAGTTCGATGTCGAGAAGGGCAAGCAAATTCAGCTGCAAAAAGAAGAGCCGAACATGAAGAACAAAGAATCGCTCGATACGATGAAGAAAATGTTCGACAGCACGTATAAAGTCATCAACTACAAAGCTTATGTTGGTCTCTCGGATGTCGTAGAAGAAGCATTCAAGAATATTGCTAGCGGCAAGGAATCTCCTGCACAAGCCATTCAGCGCGTGAAACCGATGGCGCAAGCAGCGATGGATGTAACGACGAAGAAGTAATACATTCTTGTAAATGATGTAATCGAGTACCCCGAAGCAGCTCTCTGCTAGGGGTACTTCCATTACATAGGAGGGGAACCCTATTGATGCGGAAGAATAAATATCGAATGGCGATCATTGCCCTGCTCACTGCGATATGTATCGCTTCTCCGCAGACGTTACAGCTTGCGCCGGTGAATTATGCAGAGGGGAAATCAGCTGAAGTGGAATCGGAGATCCAGCTCGGATCTACCACGAAGGATGGCTATGACCAATAC
Proteins encoded:
- a CDS encoding ABC transporter substrate-binding protein produces the protein MYKLKAWTMILILTMIISIVGCSSNNGATEKPADGAKQTEAAAGTTEPATTTTEPAKEEPKEEESMDFGGKPLRIGQWWGMDAYLNDEEKERQKKVEEKYNTKIEYVTVEDTNARLITSSVAGEPFADIVMIPLREAFPKLVIEGYVQPIDDKIDLNNPAFGKNPVTLSNGKYQGKQYGVTLPYTESHGLFYDKTMLTKMGLPDPYELQEKGEWTWDKFLDILKKVKANGKKPLYVDSPQLLAFSLIATNEGQIEDDTTNKITMDEPNAMEAIQFFSDLYNVHKVVDSEVNFGSGEEAFVNGYRWDNLGYVKDKPNDIGYVFFPKGPKATSYVTPYDKMNLWYVPSGVKNAKAVLAAWSELYEFDVEKGKQIQLQKEEPNMKNKESLDTMKKMFDSTYKVINYKAYVGLSDVVEEAFKNIASGKESPAQAIQRVKPMAQAAMDVTTKK